A genomic region of Desulfosarcina ovata subsp. ovata contains the following coding sequences:
- a CDS encoding YaaW family protein, whose product MSEIKLREPDPDLIPLLRKCSSEELDNLVGYLTQKGGVSSQLKSTRAYRQWCPDHSKYADEIIAEIQKYGGNTIFNIARGGVGVTYRDIVLKVASRLKVKTAKDEPIDRIEEKLLMKVLEKSWEKMSDKEKKTLIEGIMPETGVDDLPKEFPTALLKAAIIAGGGIVSYRLSLIVAGAVARASLERGIAFVAGTSLARWSAAFAGAVGLGLTALWTLFDVLGPAYRVLVPCVLHISMLRQLHALRDSGLDPQQMPAGSEGTERREILFRKFS is encoded by the coding sequence ATGTCGGAAATCAAACTCAGGGAACCGGATCCCGATCTTATTCCCCTTCTAAGGAAATGCAGCAGCGAGGAACTGGATAACCTGGTTGGCTATCTTACCCAAAAGGGCGGGGTTTCCTCGCAATTGAAAAGCACCAGGGCATACCGCCAGTGGTGTCCTGACCACAGCAAGTATGCGGATGAGATTATCGCCGAAATCCAAAAGTATGGGGGCAATACGATTTTCAATATCGCCCGCGGCGGGGTAGGGGTGACCTACCGGGATATCGTCTTGAAGGTGGCCTCCCGCCTCAAGGTCAAGACCGCCAAGGACGAGCCCATTGACCGGATTGAAGAAAAACTGCTGATGAAGGTGCTGGAAAAATCCTGGGAGAAAATGAGTGACAAGGAAAAAAAGACATTGATCGAGGGCATCATGCCCGAGACGGGTGTCGACGATTTGCCCAAGGAGTTCCCCACAGCGCTTTTGAAAGCCGCCATCATCGCCGGCGGCGGTATCGTTTCCTACCGGCTTTCGCTGATCGTGGCCGGTGCCGTGGCCCGGGCCTCCCTTGAACGGGGGATTGCTTTTGTGGCCGGCACTTCACTGGCCCGCTGGTCCGCCGCCTTTGCCGGCGCCGTGGGCTTGGGACTCACCGCGTTGTGGACCCTTTTCGATGTTTTGGGGCCGGCGTATCGGGTACTGGTCCCCTGTGTGCTGCATATTTCCATGTTACGGCAGCTTCATGCGCTGCGCGACAGCGGCCTTGATCCTCAGCAGATGCCGGCCGGAAGCGAGGGGACGGAAAGAAGGGAAATCCTTTTTCGTAAATTCTCCTGA